TTCATTTgtgtcattcaggtattatctggtaACAAATAATGCCAACATCTTTTCATATGATATCCATATTGCATATTTGCAGAGTAAATATCGCTGTACCAGAGCGCTTTGAGGAACAGTTGTTGACATGCTTTTGATCTCACCCGCCCCGTGGTCACGTGGCTCTGAATCCTATCAATAGTACTAAAACAAATTGTGCTGTCAAATATGTTGACAAGGGATTAATCAGGACAGACAGCGGTTTCACTATATTTGTAGCGATTTCTAGTAAATATAACACATAGCCTAACGTGCATTGATTGTGCATGGATAACTACGCTGACTAGCTTTACATAGCATTTATTCTGGGAATGAAACAGCATTATATTCTCATACTCCGTGGCAGGTCAACGTGAACCAAAGACCCTAAAGTGtaacttttaaccaataaaaataactgtactaCCATTTTAGCTTCAGTCCTGTTTAGGTAATGTGAAGAGATGATGGGACTAAATAATATGCGCAATAATTATGAGCCATGAatgaccattttaaaatataacattttctaatactgcttattatttattattataattaagtgTAGTAttagggttaaaatagagaaaatgttatttaaattcagTGCAAAGAGGAAATTAGAGAGGCCTTTGGTGGCCAGgaagataatattcatatgtaatgccattgtttaaccAATAGCTGGCcttattgatgtttaataaatacatgtatttagctctactctagttgCTCAACAACGGTATTGCTAGTCATAaaaactgcttattttttttagttttgccttttaatgtaaattttagacattatcaaacacgtctgaatttttataagctttttttatgttttttttgaaaaaatttttgtttaaaaaaggttcattactgacaagcaaattaggaatttaacccaatgaagaagtttaaattctttttacaaaaacataaaaataataagaacagCGTTATGTTGCAACTCTGGTATGCAGCAGCGAGATggcagtgggatatacatatgaaaatatgttgcattatttgtctaccagataatacctgaatgacaaaatgaatggaGTGTGCctaaaatcctgtaaaagctaAAGATATTCAGTGAAAAATTGTTTGCaagttgtttttacaaataactgatacaaTATGCATAAAACAACCATTTTCTTCTTGGCAAGTCGCGATGGCTTTCGTTGTTCATTGGTCGTAAGCATCGACCAATTAAAATGTCCTAATTTTGCACCAAAACCCCCGTCCCCGGCTCTGCTCTCTCACATCTacatatacaagtgcacaagtgagttttgcaacaggaatacgcaaaaggagtagcaaaagtcagagcgctaggatttgaacttgGTCCTGCCATATCTGAGAGGTGGGTAAGTGCTGACCTTGACTTGTggcagcgaaactgaagtaaagtgcaaaagtaaaatatgtcgtaaacatttgtgtatgccaatttttttccccctttgtgtgaatgtcatttctacacatttgtaactattaatctacaacttccaactcaaaacacgggtgttttgatcattgtctgtggtgcaattgaaagattcagctttccagcatcagagctgtgagtgtaaaatTCAACATTACAAATACGGATGTTATATATGACAATTCTTCACATTCAGATTTTCAAACCTCTCGAGTTTTAGCTACTACTGATATACTCGCCATATATGAGCTGCATGTGATTGATTCAGGGGCGTGTCCAGGATTTTATACTTGGGGGTGGCAACTATAGATCAGTGTTTGTACTCCCCATATATTCTATTCACTAACACCAGTGTTGGGGAGGAACTAGTTACATGTGAcggaattacataatttaatttcaaaataaatgtaagtgcaatctgttacagttactgagaaaaaatgctctaaaatacgaggcaccaatgtttcaggagtttagtacacagaataagatgcatgcttattcaataactgttttatttcctatttgggtttatgcatatgctttaagatgaactgttttttccatccccaaggcattgttagatgtaTAGTAGCATGTGACGATTACGTTTCAAGGTATACcggcgatttgaaaatgtcacggtttcaaaaccactaatattttccattataccgttcctgcggtatgcgctgttttccatgtctcctcaaagactgaaagagtaggaatcgcTCAGACGTGagagcagtgtagagagtaacactgacccctcctcctcctgttgctgcgagcgagcggtcagtcacgtgtgtgtaggatgaccgaacttaaggcccgggtacacttcacattcagcgttcctttccgtctcaCACAGTCTCACACAGTGCGTGGACAGTCGAAGTACTACTTTGGCTTTtttacgcgatcggcaaccgATATGAATGTGTTTTCTGAGGGAGATGACTGTCTTCTGGGAAAGTTTATGTGGTATTATTTTCTTCTCATCTGGTCTCTGTATagtttcatattaaagcagtgtttcagcagCAGCTGTGTTTACAAACGGTAAAGTTAATGTGGTGTTCCAGGGCAATGCAGCTTTGTGGCAGAGGCGCcttctgctgtcagagagtgaatctgcatctcattcagagcttctgctgtttgtttccttcagacatgtagtataatttcacaaagcttgtcacaACATCCTGTTTTTgattcaaattgggttattattaaatcaaattatgtgtatgattattattatataactaaatgatatgtatatgaattatataacaattaaataactataattacagatttaggttaagtaaagatgtcaagtctttatttttttctttttaggaaacaaatcaagaaaaaataaactaattctactgtttctaatattctgttactgttgctcaaaaacaaaatatattgaatatgtccagcggaaaaaaagatttttttttttacccagtcatttaaaaagaacacattttagAGATGTAACGACAATACAGTGATACCgtgaaaaattgatttttttgcgttaaggttttatttttttgattatgtttttctTGCCGTTGAATTGTTgtaattgtttattgttatatgtgtgtgtttattttattttatgtgaagtGTTATGGTTttaaaactatttcttgttatgatttttaaTCCTGTATTTAACCAGAATGATCAGAATTTAACCAGAATCAGATTGATCTCAAAGTAAATAAGGTGCTAATgttctgattttgtggtggctgtggtttaaaattaaatgattatttatcttaatttaagtgatgaaggctTTTGAAAGTCTGCcaataatcagtgttgagttctcTACTGTAAgcttaaccctgcctgctttaaatgattcaaaatgattagcagttgaaaatattttacatttagaaacgtaatcaaaatgtaatcaaatgtaatctgttacattactttaataaagcaattgaaatagttacactacttgttacattttaaatagtgtaaCCTGTAAACTGTAACTATTACCTTCCCAGCACTGTCTAACAGTAACATCACTGAAAATATTCTGCAAGTCAATGGAGAAAAGTGTCAAAGATTCATGTGTTCACTTGCCCTTTCCACTCACTTATGTATATAGTTATTTTCACCTTATGCTGTCGGATTTATAATTAGACATTAGAAAATCACTATTATGACATTTATGACAAAAGcctcattcaaaaagaaaataaaaattctttattacactgtcaggattttttttaaaaaccaaatacAGGCGTGTGATCAGCTAGAGataaaaaaagaagggaaaatcTGTCCACGCCCACAAGCCACgcccccagcactcattattaaaaatatatattttagcacataaaaagatatatcttatattgtaaaaatacatactgtcctgtaaaaaaataaaaagcagcatttaataatcatgacaacaaaataataatatattataataaagtactataatatattatagtgaagtatatagaattgttattattattaaagtacctgccaaaagtttggaaacattaaaattattaatgattttgaaataactatcttctgctcatcaaggctgaatttattgatcaaaataaagtaaaaatataaaaaaaaaaagaaatattgtgaaatattatttacaaatacacaaaaaaggttttcaattttaatataaaatgtaatattattcctgtgatgcaaagcagaattttcttcatcatttactccattttcagtgtcacaggatcttttagaaatcattacaatttatttgactctcaagaaacatttctgattattatcaatgttgaaaactattttgctgcttcatattttgtgtggaaatgatgatgcactttgtttttcaggattttttgataaatataaggattaatcaacagcatttatttgcatttattaaatatattaattaaattggttaatgcatttattaaatagaaatcattttaagtgtcttcactcactttttgtcactttcatgcatgatgaataaaattattaatttctctcttttttaaatcttatacaaatgtttgagtggtatcatagtttccacaaaaaaatattaagcagcaaaaactgttgttaacattgataataatcagaaatgtttcttgagcagaaaatcagaatGATGTTTCTgaaaggattatgtgacactaaaacttctttgtaaacaacaacagatttataaacgtttctaatgaTGAATGTCGCGCACATGCAAATTAAACCGGCTTAAACCAAGTGTAGCACTGACAGAGAATCACaactaaaaacagtactgtaacagcagacatgtagcgcgtcacactacagattattatataattacagcacatccgttgtgaattttatgacagcactaccaATCTCAGATTCTCACCgtcattcataaaaagtcaccgggGTCGAGTAACACGTTTCAGTGCGGATTCTGCTCGTGTGTTTGGTGCTTTGAATGATTtgaagactcatggctgtattgccagaatataccctgaTCTGAACGCTCTAACTGTCCTGCAGATGACGCCGCGAGCTCGTGCTGCGCTCTCAGGTAGGTAATAGCTTAAGGACTATTTGTGAgatttcaatcatcatgcagATCACCTACACTGTGAGATATTATTCATACTTAGTGTAAATTGTGGCAGATAGTACTTACAACTCAATgtattgcagtgctttacaaaacaGTTGGTAATAACAATTTCATTATATGATTCTATTGATGATAAACAGATGCTGTCTTCTAGTGTCCTTCCTTGTGTCTATTCCTAAAGCCCCCTACAGCTGCTCCCTAATCACACCTGAAGCTGCTGATCCAGTAAAGCTGTTCTTGAAGCTGCAGGAAGAGACTCACGCTTCTGAGTTTGGGAACAATATGAGCTGCATGTGATTGATTCTCCAGAACATCTGATCAACGCGAGGACACCACatataatttcaattatatacatgttagacattttatttccatgttttgaatattttatttatgtttctttaatataaacaCCTCTCTGAGCTAATATACAATGGAATAAATGAGAAGAAATGCAGATTTGTACTCGGGTCGGTCTCCTCAAAAGCCACTGTTCTTACTCTCTCACTTATCTGACTGGTTTCTTTAGTAATTTTTGTCTGCTTACAGTCAAGACTTTTTACTAACAAGACGAGCTATTAGCACTTAGTGTAACAGAATCCATTTAAAGGTGTTGCTAATGCAGAAACAGCTTTAACATGAACACAGAAGTCCacacatgaacaagaaacaaagtcacacaaTGTTTAACTTTCTGTATCTCTGTGTCTTGATACAGCTATTGTGTTTTCTGGCTTTCTGGGTgatttgtttttcacttcacaaatattttacagtgtgtcatatataatcttacctcagtttctccagtttacagcgaGGATCCTTCAGTACAGCACAGAGATGCTTCACTCCCGAGTCTCTTATTTTATTCCCAGATAgactcagttctctcaggtgtgaggggtttgatctcagagctgaagccagagcagaacaaccttcatctgtgacgccacaataactcaacctgtagagaacaatgacacactcttcactctctcagatcagatcagtttagctgtgaatccattagtaaagagaaagtacaaatcagtgtgtgatgcatcattggactgagatttaaaatgtcacagaacaaaaacatgaGTCTGATTTAagataaataatattactttGTTGCACAATagtagtttaaaggggtcatgaactttTGACATAAGAGGACACTGTACTATAaatacatcctgtaagtttcagaacacAAAATGTAGTCGTTAGTTTGAGTCTGatcagcttatattgaaggcagtctgaCAAAACAACAGCTCGTGTAATGatctactctatgatgtaatagtgtgatAGATCActgttgctttgtttcttttttttgtctcttcttacagatcgtttgatatgtattgagttattaatgattttaaattttattaatgagTTAAATTAATGATTGACGGTCAAAACACACAACTATCAGTCAatcacagcagtgtgtgtttacttctgagtctacaatcctccacgtctattcaaacagagcgttctgatgaggaggtcaaaaacaggacagaaaataacttATTACTTCTAGATTATGATGTGTTTTCTTGTATAAATCTTGACaatattataagtggacctcagagaatggtacaaaataaaatacagaggcagttcatgacccctttaaaaattacaattacataaattccttttttttttgcaaagacattttaaattattgacaAACCCAAATAATTTATTCACATGCCACTTCTCTGTCTCTGAATCTAACTGTGTCACTGATTTGATATAAAACACATCTAAATACTGAGCACTAAACTCTGGACAACATCTGCAGCACTGAAGATTTATGAGCTTTAACTTtgattttctgaatgttttaacaGTGAAGTGATTGTTCTCAGTGATACTTACTgaactgatctggattctttaatCACAGGCAGCAACTTCTGAAGAACTTTCATGTTTTCAGCCTTATTCTTttctttaacaaatttatcaagaCAAAACTCATTCAATTCCTcttctgatgtcaacaacacaaaaactacaGCTGACCACTGAGATGAAGAGAGTTTGGCTTCCTTTATTCTTCCAGATGTCAGATACTGTTGTATTTCCTCACACTAGTGAACgatcacccagttcattcagacagtggaacagattgatggatttctctggagagtTAATGGTCCTGATCCTCTTCttgatgtactcaactgttttctcATTGCTGTCAGAGCTGCTTCTTTTCAGTGTCATTATTTGCTGTAGGAGAATCTGATGAGACTCCACTGACAAACCCAGAAGGAACCGCAGGaaaagatccagatgtccatttTTACTCCGAAGGGCCTCATCCACAGCTCTCTGATGCAGCTCAGATAATGAAACATGTTCTGATGAACTGAGTTGAAACCAGTCCTTCACTTTAGACCAAAAACTCTGGTCAAACACATTTCTGTTCTTCTGTGTCCAGGCGAGGTGCacatatagagctgctagatgttcctgaatgctcagatgaacaaagcagaagactttcccctgatacaagcccaactcctctctgaaaatctgagtgcacaatcctgagtacactgatgcttctctcacatcaatgccacactctctcaggtcctcctcatagaagatcaggtttcctttcacaagctgctgaaagccactttccccagtttgaggatcatgtcttcatctgtcaccttcttctcatagtccttctcatgtttgatgtggtctgaaggatcaggaagtgtgtgtacattttgagtgagagtcttgggaatctcttCACTCTCTGCTGGACTCAACATCTTCTCCAGAACAGCGGCTGAGATCCAGCcagaacactgggatgtggcacatgatgtagaggctccttgatgacttcaggtgtgagatgatccTGTCGGCCAGACTCTGAttactgattctcttcctgaagtattcctgcttctgtggctcattgaagcctcgtacctctgtcactcgatggacgcactcagaggggacgagatcagctgctgctggtctggaggtgatccagatgagagcagagggaagcagattccccacaatgaggttcatcagcagcatgtccactgaggctgattcagatatattacacagtttcaCTTTGCTCTTAAAGTccagagacagacgacactcatccagaccatcaaagatgaacaatactttatattcatcactggatatttccatttctttagtttcagggaaaaaatacatgaagaagatctgaaagactgagtgttttgtcTTCATCaagttgatttctctgaaaggaagtggaaatatgagctggacgtcctgattctctttccATTCAGCACAGTCCAGGAtcaacttctgcacagagactgtttttccatgccagcgactccctttgtcagcacagttctgatggctttgtcttgtccaggtaaaggtctaaagatgtcactgcatttgatgactgtgtcctctgttgctgctctcctggattgtgtttcaatctgtctcacctcatgctcattactgatctctccactctcactctctgtgatgtagagctctgtgtagatctcattcaggagTGTTGGGTTTCCCTGCGTCACTGTTCCATCATACAGATGCTCAAACTTCTTCAGCAGATTTGATCTAAACCTGTGGAGGACCTTATGCCTGGGAAATTAAAATACTGCATTATTAAATAAGCTAAGATCCTGTATTCTGTATTTGTAGTCAAATAATCTTCTACAGAAATATTATACCTGAGATTAGTCTTTGTATCTTCACTCTTATAATCTAATGACTGATCCACAGACGCAtcactcctcacagacacacagctggactctgcttctgatctcttctgatgaactgaactataacagagAGAGATTAAAGTCAATCCTCTACATTACCATATTTAACAATACTCATATACAGTTGCAATTGTAATTATTCAACCCCCAGAGACTGCAGTACTTtacaaatacatgctgttctgaATATCCATGACTTCATAAAAATTGCATCTATAAAAGATTACTGgcatataaaaagtaataacgtcaatatgtaattaatatttttgagttCTACCATTTTTTAATAACACAGTCATAATTATTCAACCCTTATTCaacattgttgttttaattacttatttGTACGGTGGAGAGCAAAATTATCTTAAAACACAATTGAATGTTTAGAAACTCTATTAAGAAACAGAATTAGTTTGAGCTGTTACGCACACATACAGTTAGCCCATGCATGTGCTGAAGTTTGAGTAGCAAATATGACAAAGTTAACAGAGTGCTGCTATAGAGAAACTGTagagaataaatatttttattactttagaaAGTCTTGGGCGATATGAAGATTTCCAAAACATTACAAGTTCATACAAACACAGCTGGCAGCCTTATTCCTTAGTTTAAAGTGTGTTGCACCAGAAAAACCTTGGAGGGTGTTGAAGAGAAAGCACAatttcataaaatgtttgatcAGAACAACTGAGGAAAAACCAGCAATGTACAGTCAAAGAGTTTCAAGATGATCCGATGAAAGGTGGAAAAACATTTCAATGCAGAGTATAAGATGAACACAAGACAAGCATCGCTTCGTTGATGTTGAAGATGTTGAGGCATCTTGCCGAATACCATtcttgaccaaaaaaataaataacgctGACTTGAACATGCTAAAATTCATGTGGATAGACCTGTGCAGTTCTGGAAGAATGTTTTACGGAGTGACCCATGGATCAGCAGTATGTCTGGTTCAAAAAAAGGCAAAGCTTAAAAGGAGAAGAACACCATCTCCATCATCAAACACAGAGGTGGAGCAGCCCTGTTACGGAGATCTTTTACTGTTACAGGAAGTGGAAATCATGACCGTGTCTAGGATATCATGGATTCTTTGAAGTATCAGGTCATTTTGGCAAGAATTGTGATGCCTTTGGTGCAAAAACTAATGATCAATGGACCTTCCTGCAGACAAAACTTTTCTGCATACGATCTGAGACAAAACTCATTTATTAGAACTTCTATTCAAATTGTGATTAGCAGGAAAGTATGTGATTTCGCTGGAGATGCAAAATTCTGCCACTTCCATGGCTCTTCACGGCGAGGCGCAGCCAgggataaaaaaaatgttatcttttTATCGCCTTTAACCAATTACCGGGTCAGATTATTAACAACCAATAGAATATTTCTCTGAGCTCATGTCGGCAGTGTTGAAAACATGATGAAGAGGGATTTAAAATGTGGAATTCCCATCGGATGATCCATCAAAGATCTTTTACAGAGATataaagaacaaaattaaaaatccaGAGCATGCGTGTATGAGTTGGTTTGCCAGgtaaaaatacaattaagtgTACGCAATAGTCACAGTCCcatgaaatgataaataaaaaataacacatactAAATTTccattatgttttgtttatttttagtaaaatcaaaTGTGACCTTGTTGTTTGCGACTATGGAAATGTCTGCCCAGAGTCcacacaaaacacttccactACGAGAGAAAGCTGCAGGCCCGCGCAGTGATTCCAGGATATCATTACAtcaacaaaatgatctcgtggccacgacatattatcacaCTCCCACGAGTTAATATAACATTCCCATGAATTAATATCTCTAGGCCACGATGTATTATCACATTCCCACAAGCTAAtatctctgctgtggagtcaagcaCTGATTTCTTTGTGTCCCGTGTATTGTGGTTCTGTgcgtgtatgagtgtgtgagtgggcgtgACCGCTCGTTCCGGCTGATCAGCACGCCAGCTGATCTCATTCACCTCACCAGCTGCTGCCAATTCACTCAGCTATAAAGACTCACCGCACTCTCCtctctttgtcagatcgttgtttggatgTCCTCAGGTTGTGGCGTCGTGTTCGTTCCAGTCCTGTTCCAGATTCTAGTTCCTGTTCGGTGTCCTGTGATGTTCGTCTCGTCTCGTCCAGAGATCCACCGTCACCTGTCGTCACGAGCACGCTGACCACCTAGTCCCTGCACCACCAGCCCACCCGAGCTCCAGTACCACTTTGTGTTTGTTCTACCCAAATAAAGAGTCCCTTGCATCATTGCTTCCGCCTCTCGTGTcatgacagaacgatctgaccaaacGATGGAAGGAGCAAGCGGATCCTCTTCTCCTCTGGAGAAATTCATCAAGTCCAGTATTTCACGGATGGATGCCCAGGAGAGGAACATGACTGAGTCGGGTCGGGCTATTCAAGCTCTTGTggtgcaggtgtccgagctcacccagcaaatGCAACATCTACGAGCTCCCACTGCGCTGCCCACACCGGCCGTTCCTCCCGTACCACCACCGAGCGTCTCCCAGTCAGAGCCCCGCCTACCGGTTCCTGAGTCATACAACGGTGAGCCGAACTATTGCAGAGCATTCCTTACACGTTGTTCGATGCATTTCTCTCTGCAGCCCAGGACTTTTGCCACGGAACAGAGTAAGGTGGCATTTGCGCTCACGCTACTGACTGGGAGGGCAGCGctatgggggacggcggtgtgggaaaACCAAGATCCATGCTGTGCCTCGTTTCAGACACTCGCCGCCGAGATGAGAGGAGTATTTGACCGCGCGGTCGCAGGAAGAGAAGCGGCACGGATCCTCGCTGACCTCAAACAAGGCGGAAGATCGGTATCAGATTACTCTATCGAGTTCCGGACTTTGGCGGGCCGAGAGTGTcagtggaacgaggaggcgcagtgggatatgttcctgcatgggctggctgaccgcgtccTGAGAGAGATTTACACGCTGGATTTACCTACTACACTCAATGGATTAATTGAACTGGGCACTTCGCGTGGATTCCCGACTCTCGCGAGTCGAACgactgacggtacccattcagtCCTCTGGAGCAGCAGAGACCAGGCGATCCAGCGGCGTGGATGCGGTCAGCCCCTTCTACGATCCCGAGCCCATGCAGGTCGGGCGAGCttcggctttcccgggaggagaaggagatGCGGAGATCCCAGGGCCTTTGTCTGTACTGTGGGACTGCAGGACATTTCGCATATGACTGCCCGGTAAAAGGGCGAGCCCGGCACTAAATCTGGGGCTACTGTCGGGTGGGATCTCGCCGCTGAGAAGACCTCATCAAACATCTACACTCCTCCCGGTAAGGCTAAGGTGGTCAGCCAACACTCACCACTGTCGGGCACCTCGTGGACTCCGGGGCAGAAGGTAACTTCATGGACTATACGTTTGCACACAAGATTCACATTCCCCTGTTACCTCTCACCCGCACCATTGCTGTTCACGCCCTTTAATGGCCAAGCGCTACCTAAAGTTTCATTCACCACTGGACCCATTACACTCATCGTATCTGGCAACCACACGGAAACCAACTTCATTCTACATTTTGGACTCCCCCCTCGCACCCATTGTTTTAGGGCACCCCTGGCTCATCAAACACAACCCGAGGATTGACTGGCAGCAAGGATCAGTGGTGGAATGGAGTAGTGAATGTCATGAGTCCTGTCTTGTGTCTGCTTGTTcgtctgtttctgtgtttcaggagaaaGCAGTGGATTTGTCAAACGTGCCTACGGAGTAtcaggacctgaaggaagtgttcagtaagt
This genomic stretch from Cyprinus carpio isolate SPL01 unplaced genomic scaffold, ASM1834038v1 S000006655, whole genome shotgun sequence harbors:
- the LOC109047793 gene encoding ribonuclease inhibitor-like, whose product is MKVLQKLLPVIKESRSVQLSYCGVTDEGCSALASALRSNPSHLRELSLSGNKIRDSGVKHLCAVLKDPRCKLEKLRLSDCGVTDEGCSALASALRSNPSHLRELRLSGNKLRDSGVKLLSDLKDDPCYKLERLYY